From uncultured Desulfobacter sp.:
GAACCTCTTATTCTTTTGGGACAAACCACATTGATTTTGTAACATCCACGGCCCAGTGTGCAGCCGGTGAAGTGGTTTTGACCGAGCAGGAAATCACCTTGCTGCGGATTTTTATCGCCCACCAGGGAAAGCCCCTGTCCCGGAAAACGCTTCTTAAGGCCGGGTGGGGATATGCCAGGGACACCTCCACCCGGACCGTGGACAACTTTATTGTCAGATTCAGAAAATATTTTGAACCCAAACCCAAGTCCCCGGTCTATTTTAAAAGCCGCAGGTCTGTGGGCTATATTTTTGAACCAGAGGGATAACCGCGCTTTATAGTTTTCCGCAAATGAATTGATACCCATTCGTGCTCTTAATCTTAATCCTGCTCTTGCTTTAACTATTTAGTATAAAAACAAATTCTACCTATGGATTTGAGAACGATTAAGATTAAGAGCACGAGCAAGAAAAATTATATCAATCATTTACAACAGACTCTAATCCTGTCCTGCCAGAAGAAACATGGGCATAAACCGCGGATCCAGATCCTGGGTCCGGACATGTCCGTATTCCGACTCAAGTTCCCGCAAAAGTCTGTACAAAATGCCCTGGAGGGCTGTGGGTAGATCAACCTCATGCACGCCGGATGCCTGGGCTGCCCATAATCCCAAATCCTTTGCCTGGGTGTCGCCGATGGTTTCATCCGGCCCGAAAAGCTGGGTAAAGAAATCTTTGAATTCAGAAATTTCAATGGGTGCAAGGCTCAATGGCTTTGAGCTATTCAGGCCCATACGGTCCCGGACCCACAAGGTCAGGATCATGCTTTTGTATGTGAGCACCCCAAAGGTAAAGGTGGCAATGTCTACATCCAGGCGGTTAAGGAAATCATCCAGGCAGATAATTTCATCCAGTTGCCGCCGGGTGGCCCTGATATCGGAAAGGCTGCCAAAGTTACGGTACAAGACCTTGTCGGCATAGTCGGCAAAAAACATGGGCCGCTGAACCATCAGCCCCCCAATAATGCCCAGGTACGTTTCCCCTAGAAAACTTAAGGGCAGTTTTTTTGCCCCGATAAAGCTTTTCTCATACCATTTGCGCATCATGGTCTGCAGCTTTGCACCTTCCCGGGCCCCGGTTCTAAAAATATCTTCAAGAAAATATTTATAGATCAGATTCCCGGCAGCCTCCACGCCGGCTTTGGACCCTTCCAGAAGCACCTCAAGGCCCAGGCTTAAGGTTGACATGGTTTTTTCAAGGGGTTTTTCAATGGATTCCCGGTTCCGGATTTTGATTCGATCTGCACTGATGATTTTATTGATCAGCGCGGCAAGCTCGCTGTCAAGGCCAGGTATTCCCCCTTGCCCATTGATTTGTTCCAAGGCTTTTGCAAACAGGTTGTCACCTATTAAAAACTGGGTGAAGAACATGGGCGGCATGGGAATATCCGGATTCATTGTATGGGGGTCACGGGTAATTTCGGGCCTGGGTGTTAAATTTTTTCCCGCGATCGGTTGGTAAATACCAACGGCCTCATGGGTCGGTAAAAAACCTTTTTCCGCAAGCCTGATGTTTTTTAGCCGGAACTGTTCCTCCTCTACTTCGGCAGGCAGAAGGCTTAAGGTCTCAAGGAGCAGGCCATGGAGAACTGACAAATCCATGGCGGCAAGGGTTTTTAACATTTGTTCGATTAATTCCGGCGCGTCATCGGGCAGACCATCTTCCCGGGGGGCGTCCTGGGGTAAAAGCTCCCCTTCAGGATTTTCATCTGCAACAGATGGACTATCGGGAAACCTGAAATAAAATTTATCATCCAAGGTGATATAGTCGTCAAAATCCTCGGGCGGTAGTTCATCATGTTCCCGAATAAAAATACGCATTTTTTGTGAGAAATAATATTCCACAAAACTGGGTTTTTCCTTGATGGTCCAGCGTAGAAGCCGGTGGGGATCAGCTTTAAACAGAAGGGAAAACACCTGGGTCATCATATGGGTATTCAGCCGGTCGTCATCCCAGACTTCCACGTCAAGGATATACTCCCACTGGCTGGAAGCAGCCAGGGCCAGAACCGGAATGAAATCATGTATCCCGATTTTATGCATCAGATAATAAAGATCCTGATCCGGAAAAGATTGGATCAGCGTGGCAGGGGAGGGGGCCTCCAGGATCATATCAAGGGCTTTGGAGCCCTCGCTGACAAGGATGTCCCGGCGCATTTTCTGTAACTTTAGTTCTTTTTTGGCTTTATTGGCCAGTTGGTGATCTTTGTTCATAAGTTAATTCGCTTCCAAATTAAAACCATGAAGTGCATGAAAGACAT
This genomic window contains:
- a CDS encoding DUF6178 family protein, whose translation is MNKDHQLANKAKKELKLQKMRRDILVSEGSKALDMILEAPSPATLIQSFPDQDLYYLMHKIGIHDFIPVLALAASSQWEYILDVEVWDDDRLNTHMMTQVFSLLFKADPHRLLRWTIKEKPSFVEYYFSQKMRIFIREHDELPPEDFDDYITLDDKFYFRFPDSPSVADENPEGELLPQDAPREDGLPDDAPELIEQMLKTLAAMDLSVLHGLLLETLSLLPAEVEEEQFRLKNIRLAEKGFLPTHEAVGIYQPIAGKNLTPRPEITRDPHTMNPDIPMPPMFFTQFLIGDNLFAKALEQINGQGGIPGLDSELAALINKIISADRIKIRNRESIEKPLEKTMSTLSLGLEVLLEGSKAGVEAAGNLIYKYFLEDIFRTGAREGAKLQTMMRKWYEKSFIGAKKLPLSFLGETYLGIIGGLMVQRPMFFADYADKVLYRNFGSLSDIRATRRQLDEIICLDDFLNRLDVDIATFTFGVLTYKSMILTLWVRDRMGLNSSKPLSLAPIEISEFKDFFTQLFGPDETIGDTQAKDLGLWAAQASGVHEVDLPTALQGILYRLLRELESEYGHVRTQDLDPRFMPMFLLAGQD